One window of Calditrichota bacterium genomic DNA carries:
- a CDS encoding glutamate--tRNA ligase: MNFITSPPRVRFAPSPTGDLHVGGVRTALFNYLYSRHYGGEFLLRIEDTDRERSTPEAIQVILDGLKWIGIEPDEPVVYQSQRIDRHREAAYQILESELGYRCFCNPDELAARREAARASGMQFKYDRACLRLTPAEVEARLAQGLPYAIRVRVPDEDLTFEDGVHGAVRILGSELEDFVLLRGDGTPTYMLAVVVDDADMGITQIIRGDEHLLNTPKQILLYRALGRPVPAFAHVPLILGTDKKKLSKRHGATSITWYRDQGFLPEAMINFLGLLGWSPGDDRNVIGLDELISLFDIAGIIPHGAVFDEAKLTWLNSQYLSRKMWSEVEPVVLALADSALAEGRIGHIPDEAYLANVWELLKSRIYRLGDLFGSALYMFRDPDSYDGKGVNKHFSGPDTAGQLRVLAGDFGGIEVFDASSIEEVVRRRAEEWGVSAGALIHPLRLAVSGTTVGPGLFEMLEVLGRAAVFARLERAAEWVERMPSGK; encoded by the coding sequence ATCAATTTCATAACATCACCCCCCCGGGTCCGCTTTGCGCCCAGTCCGACCGGAGACCTCCATGTCGGCGGGGTGCGGACGGCGCTCTTCAATTACCTCTACTCCCGCCACTACGGCGGGGAATTCCTGCTCCGGATCGAAGACACCGACCGCGAGCGCTCGACGCCCGAAGCGATTCAGGTCATCCTCGACGGGCTGAAGTGGATCGGCATCGAGCCGGACGAGCCGGTCGTCTATCAATCTCAGCGCATCGACCGGCATCGCGAGGCGGCCTATCAGATCCTGGAATCGGAGCTTGGCTACCGCTGCTTTTGCAACCCCGACGAATTGGCCGCGCGTCGCGAAGCCGCTCGCGCTTCCGGAATGCAGTTCAAGTATGACCGCGCCTGCCTGCGCTTGACTCCGGCGGAAGTCGAGGCAAGACTGGCGCAGGGTCTCCCCTATGCCATCCGGGTGCGCGTTCCGGACGAAGACCTGACGTTTGAAGACGGCGTTCACGGTGCGGTAAGGATCCTCGGCTCGGAACTCGAGGACTTTGTCCTGTTGCGCGGTGACGGGACGCCGACCTATATGCTCGCAGTGGTCGTCGATGACGCCGACATGGGCATCACCCAGATCATCCGCGGCGATGAGCATCTCCTCAATACTCCCAAGCAGATCCTGCTCTATCGCGCCCTCGGGCGTCCGGTTCCGGCGTTTGCGCACGTGCCGCTCATTCTGGGCACGGATAAGAAGAAGTTGTCGAAACGTCACGGCGCGACGTCGATCACCTGGTATCGGGACCAAGGCTTCCTGCCCGAAGCGATGATCAACTTCCTCGGGCTATTGGGGTGGTCGCCGGGCGATGACCGGAATGTCATTGGTTTGGATGAGTTGATATCGCTCTTCGACATCGCGGGGATCATCCCTCACGGCGCGGTCTTCGACGAGGCGAAACTGACCTGGCTCAACAGTCAGTATCTAAGCCGCAAGATGTGGAGCGAGGTAGAGCCGGTGGTGCTTGCACTGGCGGACAGTGCGCTTGCGGAAGGGAGAATCGGCCACATTCCGGACGAGGCTTATCTGGCCAACGTCTGGGAGTTGCTAAAGAGCCGCATTTACCGGTTGGGCGACCTGTTTGGCAGCGCGCTCTATATGTTCCGCGACCCGGATTCCTATGACGGGAAAGGTGTCAACAAGCACTTTTCGGGACCCGATACTGCCGGGCAGTTAAGGGTGTTGGCAGGCGATTTCGGCGGGATCGAGGTCTTCGACGCTTCTTCGATTGAGGAGGTCGTGCGGAGGCGGGCGGAGGAGTGGGGCGTATCGGCCGGAGCGCTTATCCACCCGCTCCGGCTGGCAGTGAGCGGGACGACGGTCGGCCCCGGACTCTTCGAGATGCTTGAGGTGTTGGGCCGGGCAGCCGTCTTTGCGAGGCTTGAGCGGGCTGCGGAGTGGGTGGAGAGGATGCCTTCAGGCAAGTGA
- a CDS encoding aspartate ammonia-lyase, translating to MQSVRIEKDSMGEVQVPVEALYGAQTARAVQNFQISGLTAHPHFVRATIELKKACARANGDIGALKSNQAEAIVKACDKLLGGQWKGNFVVDVYQAGAGTSHNMNANEVIANLAEEMLGGQRGQYKIVNPNDHVNYGQSTNDTIPTSLRVSALLGLNVLYGQLDRLIEAIEHLSERYASSVKAGRTHLQDAVPLTFGQEFGGWASALKMARRRLGDAAFHLRELPLGGSAVGTGLGSEPGYRNRAVRYLGEQTGLDLIPAPDLFAAMWSLTPLSNLTGALRDLSLDLGKICDDIRLLSSGPRTGFGEVNLPAVQPGSSIMPGKVNPVLAEMTNMVCYQIRGIDVTVAAAAGAGQLELNVMMPLVAWNIPYALQILGNAMQALAEKCVVGITVEEDLGLKYAGSSLALVTALNRKIGYLAAAEIAKKAIKEDIPVVDAIRKSGLFTEEVLKDLLNINALTKQPAA from the coding sequence ATGCAATCCGTTCGTATCGAAAAGGACTCGATGGGCGAAGTCCAGGTTCCGGTTGAAGCCCTTTACGGGGCTCAAACCGCCCGGGCGGTCCAGAATTTCCAAATCTCAGGGTTGACTGCGCATCCGCACTTTGTGCGCGCCACTATCGAACTGAAAAAGGCTTGTGCCCGAGCCAACGGCGATATCGGAGCCTTAAAGTCGAATCAGGCTGAAGCGATCGTCAAGGCGTGCGACAAACTGCTCGGAGGCCAGTGGAAAGGCAATTTCGTCGTCGATGTCTATCAGGCCGGAGCCGGCACTTCGCACAATATGAACGCCAACGAGGTGATCGCCAACCTCGCCGAGGAGATGCTCGGCGGTCAGCGCGGGCAGTACAAGATCGTCAACCCGAACGACCACGTCAACTACGGCCAATCGACCAACGACACGATTCCGACCTCGCTGCGTGTTTCGGCGTTGCTTGGTCTTAACGTGCTCTACGGACAACTCGACCGGTTGATCGAGGCCATCGAGCACCTTTCCGAGCGTTATGCCTCATCGGTAAAGGCCGGAAGGACGCACCTGCAGGACGCCGTGCCGCTCACCTTCGGGCAGGAATTCGGTGGTTGGGCATCGGCTCTTAAAATGGCCCGCCGGCGACTCGGCGATGCCGCGTTTCATCTGCGCGAACTACCCCTCGGCGGGTCGGCAGTCGGCACCGGACTCGGCAGTGAGCCGGGCTACCGGAACCGCGCCGTCAGATACCTCGGCGAACAGACCGGTCTCGACCTCATTCCGGCCCCCGACCTCTTTGCGGCGATGTGGTCCCTCACGCCGCTCTCCAACCTGACCGGAGCGCTGCGAGACCTATCGCTCGACCTCGGCAAGATTTGCGACGACATCCGACTCCTTTCGTCAGGACCCCGGACCGGCTTTGGCGAAGTGAACCTGCCGGCGGTTCAGCCCGGCTCGTCCATCATGCCCGGCAAAGTTAACCCGGTGCTGGCCGAGATGACCAATATGGTCTGCTACCAGATCCGCGGCATCGACGTTACGGTTGCTGCTGCCGCCGGTGCCGGCCAACTCGAACTAAACGTGATGATGCCGCTCGTCGCCTGGAATATCCCTTACGCACTACAAATCCTCGGCAACGCGATGCAGGCGCTGGCTGAAAAGTGTGTCGTCGGGATCACTGTCGAAGAAGACCTCGGCTTGAAATATGCCGGTAGTTCGCTCGCACTGGTGACTGCGCTCAACCGCAAGATCGGCTACCTCGCCGCCGCCGAGATCGCCAAGAAAGCGATTAAGGAGGACATCCCGGTCGTCGATGCGATTCGCAAATCGGGGCTCTTCACGGAGGAGGTGCTGAAGGACTTACTCAACATCAACGCCCTGACGAAACAGCCGGCAGCGTGA
- a CDS encoding clan AA aspartic protease has translation MGTTYARVTVTPVGSTKRFTGDFLVNTGATDSVLPREKAAELGIQSEGSMRYEMADGRRIAFEYGFARFEVLGRTAAGKIIFGPEGCEPLLGVTILESAALRVNRVTKKLEKLPAALLK, from the coding sequence ATGGGGACGACATACGCAAGGGTCACGGTTACTCCGGTGGGATCGACCAAACGCTTCACTGGTGATTTTCTGGTTAACACTGGTGCGACCGATTCGGTTCTTCCGAGGGAAAAAGCCGCGGAACTGGGCATCCAATCCGAAGGCTCGATGCGATACGAAATGGCCGACGGACGCCGCATTGCTTTTGAGTATGGTTTTGCACGGTTTGAGGTACTGGGTCGGACTGCAGCGGGCAAAATAATCTTTGGCCCGGAAGGCTGCGAACCGCTCCTGGGCGTAACCATCCTTGAATCCGCGGCGCTGCGGGTTAATCGGGTTACAAAGAAATTGGAGAAACTGCCAGCCGCGCTGCTTAAATGA
- the npdG gene encoding NADPH-dependent F420 reductase — protein MPLLIAVVGGTGWQGAGVAVRIAAAGHTAIIGSRDPGRAEHLARGLPTFVELPTERFRAATNEVAAAEADMVFITTPITGHREALTAIQPFVKGKIVVDVTAPVNPANQIENLWPPEGSATQEAQAVLSGVADVVGALKNTSATALINHHKSPGSDVLIVGDDLSAKHRVMALLRQMGLPSYDVGSGEVCRTVEGLTALLIYLNYAYHLRQPGVRIAQIEPGLDYLPDESLLPPK, from the coding sequence ATCCCGTTGCTAATCGCCGTCGTCGGCGGGACGGGCTGGCAGGGCGCCGGCGTTGCCGTGCGCATCGCTGCCGCAGGACATACCGCCATCATCGGCTCGCGCGATCCCGGTCGGGCTGAGCATCTGGCGCGAGGTCTGCCGACGTTTGTCGAACTTCCAACCGAGCGCTTCCGAGCCGCGACCAACGAAGTCGCAGCCGCCGAAGCCGATATGGTCTTCATCACGACGCCTATCACCGGTCACCGCGAGGCTCTGACCGCGATCCAACCCTTCGTCAAGGGCAAAATCGTCGTCGATGTAACCGCCCCGGTTAATCCGGCAAACCAGATCGAAAACCTTTGGCCGCCCGAAGGCTCGGCAACCCAGGAGGCACAAGCCGTTCTTTCGGGCGTCGCAGACGTAGTCGGGGCTTTGAAGAACACCTCCGCAACCGCCCTCATCAACCACCACAAGTCACCCGGCAGCGATGTCCTGATCGTCGGCGACGACCTCTCGGCCAAACACCGCGTAATGGCACTTTTGCGTCAGATGGGACTCCCCTCCTATGATGTTGGCTCGGGCGAAGTCTGCCGCACCGTCGAGGGTCTCACCGCACTCCTCATCTATCTCAATTATGCGTATCATCTAAGGCAGCCCGGGGTGCGGATCGCCCAGATAGAACCGGGACTCGACTATCTTCCTGACGAAAGTTTGCTCCCGCCCAAGTGA
- a CDS encoding DUF4256 domain-containing protein — translation MSEISILAARFEHNVSRHPGLKWSDVEARLEANPGKLRSLTEMEQTGGEPNVVDFFGTTGELIFVDCSAESPPGRRSLCYDRAALDARKEAKPSGSAVEMAAAMGIELLSEEQYRELQKRGVFDTRTSSWVLTPERIRRLGGALFCDRRYDTVFTCHNGAESYYAARGFRGLLRI, via the coding sequence ATGAGTGAAATTAGCATACTTGCTGCCCGTTTCGAGCACAATGTATCCCGCCATCCGGGTCTGAAGTGGTCTGATGTGGAAGCCCGGCTCGAGGCGAATCCCGGAAAACTTCGGTCGCTTACGGAGATGGAGCAGACTGGCGGCGAGCCCAATGTCGTTGATTTTTTCGGAACGACAGGCGAGTTAATATTCGTCGATTGCTCAGCCGAAAGCCCCCCCGGCCGTCGCAGCCTTTGCTACGACCGCGCTGCGCTCGACGCTCGCAAGGAAGCCAAACCATCCGGCAGCGCCGTCGAGATGGCTGCCGCAATGGGCATTGAATTGTTATCGGAAGAGCAGTATCGCGAATTGCAGAAACGGGGCGTCTTCGACACCCGGACTTCGAGTTGGGTGCTGACGCCGGAGAGGATTAGAAGACTCGGCGGTGCCTTATTTTGCGACCGCCGCTACGACACCGTCTTCACCTGTCACAACGGCGCCGAGTCTTACTATGCTGCGCGGGGATTTAGAGGGTTGCTGAGGATATGA
- a CDS encoding LLM class flavin-dependent oxidoreductase, producing MKYSLFSVSDFYPDIQTDPNRFLMEQVELVQAAEDAGYYAYFNAEHHFHEYGLVPDPAVLFGAVAMKSSRIKFGPAVSILPFHNPLRVAEQWALVDQLSQGRLILGVGSGYLMHEFEGFSMSPATKRARFDETLAIMEHALTGERFSYAGEFYNFKNVKLNITPYQGRKLETPVAVLAETAAYYIGKRGYPIMTIPYATVDRIGELKSIYDNYRKGWAESGRPGRGEIIAAVHTHVGDKPATDDELARKHLEIYVYSRLYARHASYDECLNRGVVAMGTPDEAAGMMQNFIDAGADHLMFIFNFGAMPMSEVLHTLERTHDEVLPLLKPRSEG from the coding sequence GTGAAATACTCCCTCTTCTCTGTCTCCGATTTCTATCCTGATATCCAGACCGACCCGAACCGATTCCTGATGGAGCAGGTCGAACTGGTGCAAGCCGCCGAAGACGCCGGCTACTATGCTTACTTCAACGCCGAACACCACTTCCACGAGTATGGCCTTGTACCGGATCCGGCGGTGCTGTTTGGAGCCGTGGCGATGAAGTCGTCGCGCATCAAGTTCGGCCCGGCGGTCTCGATACTGCCATTTCACAATCCTCTGCGGGTTGCCGAGCAGTGGGCGTTGGTCGATCAACTCTCGCAAGGACGGTTGATCCTCGGTGTCGGCAGCGGATACCTGATGCACGAGTTCGAGGGCTTTTCGATGTCTCCCGCGACCAAGCGGGCACGGTTCGACGAAACGCTCGCCATAATGGAGCATGCGCTTACCGGCGAGCGTTTCTCTTACGCGGGCGAGTTCTACAACTTCAAGAACGTCAAATTGAATATCACCCCCTACCAGGGGCGGAAGTTGGAGACGCCTGTCGCAGTGCTGGCCGAGACAGCCGCCTACTACATCGGCAAGCGGGGCTATCCGATCATGACCATCCCCTATGCAACGGTTGACCGGATCGGCGAACTCAAGTCGATCTATGATAACTACCGCAAGGGCTGGGCTGAGTCGGGGCGACCCGGTCGGGGCGAGATCATCGCCGCGGTGCACACCCATGTCGGCGACAAGCCGGCGACGGACGACGAACTGGCGCGCAAGCACCTCGAAATCTACGTCTATAGCCGTCTTTATGCCCGTCACGCCTCGTATGACGAATGCCTCAACCGGGGCGTCGTCGCGATGGGGACGCCCGATGAAGCCGCCGGAATGATGCAGAACTTCATCGACGCCGGCGCCGATCATCTGATGTTTATCTTCAACTTCGGCGCGATGCCGATGAGCGAAGTTCTACATACGCTTGAACGGACGCACGATGAAGTGCTGCCGCTGCTGAAGCCCCGATCGGAAGGGTGA
- the hppD gene encoding 4-hydroxyphenylpyruvate dioxygenase: MLDTISSPPPLTAEEKQLLKSNGRYGLFEPQYDLGDPDAIEIERIHHFEVWAGNAMQSAYFYREAFGFQLTAYAGPETGVRDRASYVLEQGDVRIVLTTALGPDSPIARHHLLHGDGVAMIAYRVPDARRAFDALVRNGAASELEPTVYRDDFGEAVIAGIRAFGDTCYRLIEDRNYHGAFLPHYEPRSDKVRITPAGDLRVIDHIVTNVEDGRMEHWVDWYARVFGFKLLAHFDDKDISTDYSSLRSKVMTSRNGIVRAPVNEPASGLMKSQIQEYIDYYRTPGVQHIALSTDNIVATISRMKNAGVEFLYVPDTYYEDLISRVGRIDEDVETLANLGILVDRDDQGYLLQLFTKPVEDRPTLFFEIIQRKGAISFGKGNFRALFVSIEEEQRRRGNI, encoded by the coding sequence ATGCTCGACACCATATCTTCACCGCCACCGCTTACCGCCGAAGAGAAGCAACTGCTGAAGTCGAATGGCCGTTACGGCCTCTTTGAGCCTCAGTATGACCTCGGCGATCCCGATGCGATCGAGATCGAGCGCATCCACCACTTCGAGGTCTGGGCCGGCAACGCGATGCAATCGGCTTACTTCTATCGTGAGGCATTCGGTTTCCAGTTGACGGCTTACGCCGGGCCGGAGACGGGGGTGCGCGACCGCGCCTCGTATGTCCTCGAGCAGGGCGACGTGCGCATCGTCCTGACCACTGCGCTTGGCCCCGATAGTCCTATCGCGAGGCACCATCTCTTGCATGGCGACGGTGTGGCAATGATCGCCTACCGCGTCCCCGACGCACGGCGGGCGTTCGACGCCCTCGTCCGGAACGGCGCTGCGTCGGAACTCGAGCCGACGGTCTATCGCGACGACTTCGGCGAAGCGGTCATCGCCGGGATTCGAGCCTTCGGCGATACCTGCTACCGCTTGATCGAAGACCGCAACTACCACGGCGCGTTTCTGCCGCACTATGAGCCGCGCTCAGATAAGGTGCGGATCACTCCTGCGGGAGACCTTAGGGTCATCGACCACATCGTCACCAATGTCGAAGATGGCCGGATGGAGCATTGGGTCGATTGGTATGCCCGAGTCTTCGGCTTTAAGTTGCTGGCGCATTTCGACGACAAAGACATCTCGACCGACTATTCTTCGCTCCGCTCGAAGGTGATGACGAGCCGCAACGGCATTGTCCGGGCTCCGGTCAACGAACCGGCATCCGGCTTGATGAAGAGCCAGATTCAAGAGTATATTGACTACTATCGAACTCCTGGCGTCCAGCACATCGCACTCTCGACCGACAACATCGTCGCCACCATCAGCCGGATGAAGAACGCCGGCGTCGAGTTTCTCTATGTGCCCGACACCTACTACGAAGACCTGATCAGCCGGGTCGGGAGGATCGATGAGGACGTCGAAACGTTAGCCAATCTGGGCATCCTTGTGGACCGCGATGACCAGGGGTATCTGCTGCAACTTTTCACCAAACCGGTGGAGGATCGTCCGACGCTCTTCTTTGAGATCATCCAGCGCAAAGGGGCGATCTCGTTCGGCAAGGGGAACTTTAGAGCATTGTTTGTGTCGATCGAGGAAGAGCAGCGCCGGAGGGGAAACATCTAA
- a CDS encoding fumarylacetoacetate hydrolase family protein codes for MRLCNMKVDGLIVVGAEVEGRTVDVNQTAVRLHKPLHGLSLEQLIFNWPQAFDETREMLEFARRSGDLVHPKGNVAYLSPIRRPRTFRDFYAFETHVRNARKLRGQEIDPNWYRLAIFYFSNPNNISTSGADIPFPRTSMKWDYELEIGAVLGGGGSDLAPEDAETLIAGFCVLNDWSARDLQREEMASNMGPAKGKDFATSLGVWLVTPDEIEDRRKGRGYDLRMTARVNGEIVSDGNWADIYWSFGDMIARASKDATVFAGELIGSGTVGNGCLLERGFDHDDWLKSGDEVELEIEGLGKLTNRVA; via the coding sequence GTGAGACTTTGCAATATGAAGGTCGATGGATTGATCGTCGTCGGCGCTGAAGTCGAGGGACGAACGGTCGATGTGAATCAAACCGCGGTGCGGCTCCATAAGCCGCTTCACGGCCTCTCGCTCGAGCAACTTATATTCAATTGGCCGCAAGCCTTCGATGAGACTCGTGAAATGCTCGAGTTTGCCCGCCGGTCGGGCGACCTCGTCCATCCCAAAGGAAATGTCGCCTACCTGTCTCCCATCCGCAGGCCGCGCACCTTTCGCGACTTTTACGCCTTCGAGACCCATGTCCGCAACGCTCGCAAGTTGCGCGGCCAAGAGATCGATCCGAACTGGTATCGTCTGGCAATCTTCTACTTTTCGAATCCCAATAACATCTCGACCTCGGGCGCGGATATCCCATTCCCGAGGACTTCCATGAAGTGGGACTATGAACTCGAGATCGGCGCGGTCCTGGGCGGTGGCGGATCGGACCTTGCGCCGGAAGATGCGGAGACCCTTATCGCCGGCTTCTGCGTCTTGAACGACTGGTCGGCGCGCGACCTCCAGCGCGAGGAGATGGCTTCCAATATGGGACCTGCCAAAGGCAAGGACTTCGCCACTTCGCTCGGGGTTTGGCTCGTTACGCCCGACGAGATCGAAGATCGCCGCAAAGGACGGGGCTACGATCTGCGGATGACCGCCCGCGTCAACGGCGAAATCGTCTCCGATGGCAACTGGGCTGACATCTACTGGTCCTTCGGCGATATGATCGCCCGCGCCTCCAAGGACGCCACCGTCTTCGCCGGGGAACTCATCGGCTCGGGCACGGTAGGCAATGGCTGCTTGCTCGAACGCGGCTTCGACCACGACGACTGGCTGAAGTCGGGTGACGAAGTCGAATTGGAGATCGAGGGATTGGGGAAACTAACTAACCGGGTCGCATGA
- a CDS encoding VOC family protein gives MSKINTYLNFPGTAEAAFEFYKAAFGGEFSVVVRFKDFPMPGVTIPPADGDKIMHIGLPIGSKGDVLMASDNLESLGQKLVFGNNSYVSVHPESREEADRLWAALTAGGEIEMPIADQPWGDYWGAYRDRFGVKWMIDYAPPRQ, from the coding sequence ATGTCCAAGATCAATACCTATCTCAACTTCCCCGGCACGGCTGAAGCCGCGTTCGAATTCTACAAAGCGGCTTTCGGTGGCGAGTTCTCCGTGGTCGTCCGCTTCAAGGACTTTCCTATGCCTGGAGTAACGATCCCGCCCGCCGACGGCGATAAGATCATGCACATCGGCCTGCCAATCGGCAGTAAAGGCGACGTCCTGATGGCCAGCGATAACCTGGAATCACTGGGCCAGAAGCTGGTCTTTGGCAATAACTCCTACGTCTCGGTGCATCCCGAGAGCCGTGAGGAAGCCGACCGCCTATGGGCCGCTCTCACGGCCGGCGGTGAGATCGAAATGCCGATCGCCGATCAGCCCTGGGGCGACTACTGGGGCGCGTATCGAGATCGCTTCGGCGTCAAGTGGATGATCGACTACGCACCGCCGCGGCAATAG
- a CDS encoding transposase, which translates to WVVEVSHSWLNRFRKLLVRYEKRTASYVALAQLACAIIAYRKVGVIYG; encoded by the coding sequence CTGGGTAGTGGAGGTATCACACTCGTGGCTGAACCGATTCAGAAAGCTGTTGGTTCGCTATGAGAAGAGAACAGCAAGCTATGTGGCCCTAGCGCAATTGGCTTGCGCCATCATTGCCTACAGAAAAGTAGGCGTTATTTACGGATAA